In one Roseburia intestinalis L1-82 genomic region, the following are encoded:
- a CDS encoding helix-turn-helix domain-containing protein, which yields MARPKKYNISLTDDELKELKSVMRKKQTTKTVRNRCQIIIDLDEAHGKVLTHAQSAKTNCVCMATIMNTVKLYSEKGIQGIRTMNRNVNSDNARRKFDGRAEARIIEIACSPAPEGHSRWTLRLLEEQAKIVLDVPVSKDTIGRALKKINFDLT from the coding sequence ATGGCAAGACCAAAAAAATATAATATTTCATTAACGGATGACGAACTCAAGGAACTAAAATCTGTTATGCGTAAAAAGCAAACAACCAAAACTGTTCGAAACAGATGCCAGATTATCATTGATCTAGATGAGGCACACGGTAAAGTTCTTACCCATGCACAGTCTGCCAAAACAAATTGTGTATGTATGGCTACTATCATGAATACTGTAAAGCTTTATTCCGAAAAAGGCATCCAGGGTATCCGTACAATGAACCGGAATGTCAATTCTGATAATGCACGCAGAAAATTTGATGGGCGTGCTGAGGCTCGTATTATTGAAATTGCGTGCAGTCCTGCACCGGAAGGACATTCCCGCTGGACACTCCGTCTGCTGGAAGAACAGGCAAAAATTGTACTTGATGTTCCAGTCAGTAAAGATACCATCGGCAGGGCTTTAAAAAAAATAAACTTCGACCTCACATGA
- a CDS encoding transposase, with translation MEDVLDVYELPYDPMYPVVCMDEKPYQLLDDVRQPLPVRPGDNQKTDSEYKRNGTCSIFAFVEPLGGRHHVSVHEHRTAIDWAMGIK, from the coding sequence ATGGAAGATGTCCTTGATGTTTATGAACTCCCATATGACCCGATGTACCCTGTTGTCTGTATGGATGAAAAGCCATACCAGCTTTTGGATGATGTAAGGCAGCCACTGCCTGTTCGTCCGGGTGACAACCAGAAAACGGATTCCGAATATAAGAGGAATGGCACCTGCAGCATATTTGCTTTTGTTGAACCACTTGGCGGCAGACACCATGTGAGTGTCCATGAACACCGTACTGCAATTGACTGGGCAATGGGAATCAAATAG
- a CDS encoding transposase → MFPDAKKIILVMDNLNTHKAASLYKAFPPSEARRIIKRLEIHYTPKHGSWLDMAEIELNVMTRQCLSRRISTLDKLKCELSAWEMERNRDTAKIQWHFQTGDAREKLISLYPTLSSVTF, encoded by the coding sequence ATGTTTCCAGATGCAAAGAAAATCATACTGGTAATGGACAATCTAAACACCCATAAAGCTGCTTCACTTTATAAAGCATTTCCACCATCAGAAGCAAGAAGGATCATAAAACGACTGGAAATCCACTATACGCCTAAACATGGAAGTTGGCTTGACATGGCAGAAATTGAGCTTAATGTAATGACACGCCAATGTCTTTCGCGTCGAATATCCACCCTTGACAAACTTAAATGTGAGTTATCAGCATGGGAAATGGAACGTAATCGGGATACAGCTAAGATACAGTGGCATTTCCAAACAGGGGATGCACGGGAAAAACTGATATCACTGTATCCGACACTATCATCTGTCACTTTTTAA
- a CDS encoding PAAR-like protein: MSVFDRYGNFVYLNDGSLSSEEEAEEEKKRQEQLCELMSMYQHYRGIVAEPQYVPRGSKLRCQYGTEFVQLDCFEDYGIYRGIWPLLTTLDCRPENIHNFGSCLCPEANYRNRLPMTVANTVDGKTAIKAIYNEFPHICIPLVDEENGWRQVKKDLLVEANAHRDASVLLSNAVLVCQYGGIITIVDVLSGNEDDENKGNLLEQLSTEYIEWLIKAEGTKLYPYIDEKDNDEAKSRKNVTLGPGITFDSTTRNWDILETYLGWTEDDINTIITDLYDRGVKYSEDSKYAITLQNAKQILNVLAQEIYIPDVNRAIEAYRDEADEEVIYSQRELEAMFDYSFNTGLSATADTGYTYSSSIDNPDKIIYYYLRKDLQGAVGAVKKFGNEGNRRRINQLYLFFKGYKFIDGADEALKPHRDELGF; encoded by the coding sequence ATGTCAGTTTTTGATAGGTATGGAAATTTTGTATATTTAAATGATGGTTCTTTAAGCAGTGAAGAAGAGGCAGAAGAAGAGAAGAAGCGTCAAGAGCAATTATGTGAATTGATGAGTATGTATCAGCATTATCGTGGAATAGTTGCGGAACCTCAATATGTACCAAGAGGTTCAAAACTTAGATGTCAGTATGGAACTGAATTTGTGCAGCTAGATTGCTTTGAAGATTATGGAATATACAGAGGTATATGGCCATTACTGACGACATTGGATTGCAGACCCGAAAATATACATAATTTTGGTTCATGCCTGTGTCCGGAAGCAAATTATCGTAATCGGCTGCCTATGACGGTGGCAAATACTGTAGATGGAAAAACAGCAATAAAGGCAATTTATAATGAGTTCCCACATATTTGTATTCCACTTGTCGATGAAGAAAATGGTTGGAGACAAGTAAAGAAGGATTTACTGGTGGAAGCAAATGCACATAGAGATGCTTCGGTGTTATTGAGTAATGCAGTTTTGGTTTGCCAGTATGGGGGAATAATTACAATAGTGGATGTGCTAAGTGGGAATGAGGATGATGAAAATAAAGGTAATTTGTTAGAACAACTAAGTACTGAATATATAGAATGGCTGATAAAAGCAGAGGGAACCAAATTGTATCCCTATATAGATGAGAAGGATAATGATGAAGCTAAATCAAGAAAAAATGTTACACTGGGACCGGGAATTACTTTCGATAGTACTACAAGAAATTGGGATATCTTAGAGACGTATTTAGGTTGGACGGAAGATGATATAAATACGATAATTACAGATTTATATGATAGGGGGGTAAAGTATTCGGAAGATTCTAAATATGCTATTACACTCCAAAATGCAAAACAGATACTTAATGTATTAGCCCAAGAGATATATATACCAGATGTTAATAGAGCAATTGAGGCGTATAGAGATGAAGCAGATGAAGAAGTTATTTATTCACAACGTGAATTAGAAGCAATGTTTGATTATTCGTTTAATACAGGATTATCTGCGACGGCAGATACCGGTTATACATACAGTTCATCTATAGATAATCCCGACAAAATTATATATTATTATTTAAGAAAAGATTTGCAAGGGGCAGTCGGTGCAGTAAAAAAATTTGGTAATGAGGGGAATAGACGCAGAATAAATCAATTATACTTATTTTTTAAAGGGTACAAATTCATTGATGGTGCGGATGAGGCGTTGAAACCACATAGAGATGAATTAGGCTTTTGA